One genomic window of Anaerolineae bacterium includes the following:
- a CDS encoding HAMP domain-containing protein — MNTQMNWKKIWWLSLLGLAGAFLTAVGIAIYIMQAPADDLRALLRFLLTSSVPSLLAGYLIFMLGRKWLHSIRYKMLLAYGLGIVIALINIYVTSQLMFVSMHDFLLLGLLLIFAGMLSVSFGYLLAASMAQSLGQLQESAHKIAAGDFSTRVSVSEADELADMAQAFNKMADELARSFARQKMLEQARRDLIAAVSHDLRTPLTSMQAMIEALEDGVVSDPPTVQRYYGTIRSQIENLSHLINDLFELSKLESEHVQLQLEPVNLNDLLSDVLESMQAQARARQILVRGVFGRDLPMVQAELAKIQRVLDNLVQNALAHTPADGSITLTTHTTPEGVQVDVADTGEGITPADLPHVFDQFFRGEKSRSRKTGGAGLGLAIARRIVEAHGGRIWVESQVGQGARFSFVLPVLSL; from the coding sequence ATGAACACCCAAATGAACTGGAAAAAAATCTGGTGGCTCTCGCTGTTGGGCTTGGCGGGGGCTTTTTTAACGGCGGTGGGCATTGCCATTTACATCATGCAGGCTCCCGCCGATGATTTAAGGGCCTTGCTTAGATTTTTGTTAACCTCCAGCGTGCCTTCGTTGTTGGCCGGTTACCTTATTTTTATGCTGGGGCGTAAGTGGCTGCACAGCATCCGTTATAAAATGCTGCTGGCTTACGGCCTGGGCATTGTCATTGCCCTTATCAACATTTATGTAACCTCCCAATTGATGTTTGTTTCTATGCACGACTTTCTGTTGCTGGGACTGCTATTGATTTTTGCCGGTATGCTCTCGGTGTCATTTGGCTATCTATTGGCGGCCAGTATGGCCCAATCCTTGGGCCAGCTCCAGGAGAGCGCCCACAAAATTGCGGCCGGGGATTTTTCAACGCGGGTCAGCGTGAGCGAGGCCGACGAGTTGGCCGACATGGCCCAGGCTTTTAACAAAATGGCCGACGAGTTAGCCAGGTCGTTTGCCCGGCAAAAAATGCTGGAACAGGCTCGCCGGGATTTAATTGCCGCCGTCAGCCACGATTTACGCACGCCGCTCACCTCGATGCAAGCCATGATCGAAGCCCTTGAAGACGGCGTGGTTTCCGACCCGCCCACTGTGCAGCGCTACTATGGCACCATCCGCTCGCAAATAGAAAACCTATCCCATCTCATTAATGACCTGTTTGAATTATCCAAACTGGAAAGCGAACACGTTCAACTCCAACTGGAGCCGGTCAATCTGAACGATCTTCTTTCAGATGTGCTGGAGTCTATGCAGGCCCAGGCCAGGGCCAGACAAATTTTGGTGCGGGGCGTTTTTGGCCGAGACTTGCCCATGGTCCAGGCCGAGTTAGCCAAAATCCAACGGGTGTTGGATAACCTGGTGCAAAATGCCCTGGCCCACACCCCGGCTGATGGCTCAATCACCCTGACCACCCACACAACGCCGGAGGGGGTGCAGGTAGATGTCGCCGATACCGGCGAGGGCATTACCCCCGCGGATTTGCCCCACGTATTCGACCAGTTCTTCCGGGGCGAAAAAAGCCGCAGCCGTAAAACCGGCGGGGCTGGCCTGGGTCTGGCCATTGCCAGGCGCATTGTTGAAGCGCATGGCGGCCGGATTTGGGTGGAGAGCCAGGTGGGGCAAGGAGCGCGATTCAGTTTTGTATTGCCGGTTTTGTCACTATAA
- a CDS encoding DNA-3-methyladenine glycosylase: MIKQDFFAQPTLTVARMLLGQRLAREIEGHYLSGLIVETEAYIGPFDTASHASKGRTPRTEIMFGPPARAYIYLVYGMHYMLNVVTEPLDFPAAVLIRAIEPTAGVAVMQANRRGHPANAPNLTNGPAKLCQALAIDKTLNNWDMTLGQKLWLEFTAPIPEARIATGSRIGIDYAQPQDQIAPWRFWLKGNRFVSR, encoded by the coding sequence ATTATCAAACAAGATTTTTTTGCTCAACCTACCTTAACCGTGGCCCGGATGTTATTGGGCCAGCGCCTGGCGCGAGAAATTGAAGGCCATTATTTGAGCGGCCTGATTGTTGAAACCGAGGCCTACATTGGCCCGTTTGATACGGCCAGCCACGCCAGCAAAGGACGCACGCCTCGCACCGAGATAATGTTTGGCCCGCCGGCGCGCGCCTACATTTATCTGGTCTACGGCATGCACTATATGCTGAACGTGGTCACTGAACCGTTAGATTTTCCGGCGGCAGTGCTTATTCGGGCCATAGAGCCAACGGCAGGCGTGGCGGTTATGCAGGCCAACCGGCGGGGGCATCCGGCCAACGCGCCAAATTTAACCAATGGACCGGCCAAACTGTGCCAGGCGCTGGCTATTGACAAAACCCTCAATAATTGGGACATGACCTTGGGCCAAAAATTGTGGCTGGAATTTACCGCCCCCATCCCTGAAGCCCGGATTGCCACCGGTTCTCGCATTGGCATTGATTATGCGCAGCCCCAGGATCAAATAGCGCCCTGGCGTTTTTGGCTCAAAGGCAATCGGTTTGTGTCAAGATAG
- a CDS encoding STAS domain-containing protein, which translates to MDIISQNLETDVMLVRLNGRLDATTSPEVRATLQKLLEKDEPKIIIDLQEVPFIDSSGLASLVSGLRLAREKNGIIALSGIQPQAQTVFRLTMLDRIFPIHPTYNDARQSLI; encoded by the coding sequence ATGGACATCATATCCCAAAACCTCGAGACGGACGTTATGCTGGTTCGCCTCAATGGCCGGCTCGACGCCACCACCAGCCCGGAAGTCAGGGCCACCCTGCAAAAATTATTGGAAAAAGATGAGCCAAAAATAATTATTGACCTGCAAGAGGTGCCTTTTATTGACAGTTCTGGCTTGGCGTCGTTGGTGTCGGGCTTGCGTTTGGCGCGCGAAAAAAATGGAATTATTGCTTTGAGCGGCATCCAACCCCAGGCCCAAACCGTTTTTCGTTTAACCATGCTCGACCGGATTTTTCCCATTCATCCTACCTATAACGATGCCAGGCAAAGCCTGATTTAA
- a CDS encoding YbhB/YbcL family Raf kinase inhibitor-like protein, protein MLNGCGATSPPAETALLPTPTLRPATTSVPPTPIPSPTATPVPPTATPPPTAALAPPTPTTVPFALKSGAFGSGDTVPQQYTCDGENISPPLSWNEPPSGAQSFALIVDDPDAVQVAGIVWVHWVLYNVPASTRSLPENVPADAQLSDGSLSGTTSFKRMGYGGPCPPPGFPHHYVFSLYALDTGLNLAAGATKEEVLQAMPAHILAQTELVGIYERK, encoded by the coding sequence ATGTTAAACGGCTGCGGCGCAACGTCTCCCCCGGCGGAAACGGCCCTTCTCCCAACCCCTACACTCCGGCCAGCCACCACCTCAGTGCCTCCTACGCCCATCCCTTCGCCCACCGCTACCCCTGTCCCTCCTACTGCCACCCCTCCACCCACCGCTGCCCTTGCCCCCCCCACGCCAACAACTGTACCGTTTGCCCTGAAAAGCGGCGCCTTTGGATCAGGCGACACAGTTCCTCAGCAATATACCTGTGATGGCGAAAACATCTCCCCCCCGCTGAGTTGGAACGAACCACCTTCCGGCGCGCAAAGTTTTGCCCTCATTGTTGATGACCCCGACGCGGTGCAGGTGGCCGGTATCGTTTGGGTGCATTGGGTGCTCTACAATGTACCCGCCTCTACCCGTTCCTTGCCCGAAAATGTTCCGGCAGACGCTCAACTTTCTGACGGCAGTTTGAGCGGCACCACCAGTTTTAAGCGGATGGGTTATGGCGGCCCTTGCCCGCCGCCGGGTTTCCCTCACCACTATGTTTTTAGCCTTTACGCTCTGGATACCGGCCTCAACCTGGCCGCCGGCGCCACCAAAGAAGAAGTGTTGCAGGCCATGCCAGCCCACATCCTGGCCCAAACAGAATTAGTAGGGATATACGAACGCAAATAA
- a CDS encoding response regulator codes for MSATILIIDDAVHIRRLVARMLEQAGFSTLQAADGLEGLLLLREQKPDVVTCDISMPLMDGYEFLTAAKESPETRHIPIIVITAIGQEEEVAKASEMGADAYLTKPFSSSNLLETIQTQLKK; via the coding sequence GTGAGCGCAACCATTTTGATAATTGATGATGCCGTACATATCCGCCGCCTGGTAGCCAGAATGTTAGAACAGGCCGGTTTTTCCACGTTGCAAGCGGCCGACGGGCTTGAGGGTTTACTTTTGTTAAGAGAACAAAAACCGGACGTGGTTACCTGTGATATTTCTATGCCGCTTATGGACGGCTACGAATTTTTGACCGCCGCCAAAGAATCCCCCGAAACCCGGCACATCCCCATCATCGTGATTACCGCCATTGGTCAGGAAGAAGAAGTGGCCAAAGCCTCGGAAATGGGCGCCGACGCTTACCTGACCAAACCTTTTAGTTCCAGCAACTTGCTTGAAACAATTCAGACGCAACTAAAAAAATAA
- a CDS encoding radical SAM protein: MARVLWVEKQIDYEPQGIMSMSAVLKEAGHHVALTIAAQEDPVQVAKDFQPDILGFSTMTGSQHYYFKLNRRLKEALNGRGKRVLSVFGGPHPTFFPDIIHEEGVDGVCVGEGEGPIVDLANALDNGGFRPNLLNWWFDVDGEIIKNPVRPLIRQLGNLPMPDRELIYSKHAPTRNSPIKHFMASRGCPYHCTYCFNHAWYKIYTREKRGYQRTIDSVIEEVNWVRERYPLEQVVFLDDLFIIYMDWLEEFAERFPKEVGLPFFCNVRSNLLTPEKVALLKKAGANTVSMGIEAGNDRLRNELLKRKMSRETIIESGRMLHKAGINLTATNILALPTATLEDDLETMRLNAAAKVKYAHAFLFQPYPATELGEFTLQNGHMAGSFEDIGAIAWDRSILIRDKKEKNQMEYLQRWFALGVEHPWLEPVIRVLIKAPRHKFIDTLYWWNHKLWKGWAITRRVHPIKITPKIIWDNAAHFLKMEA; encoded by the coding sequence GTGGCCCGAGTTCTATGGGTAGAAAAACAAATTGATTACGAACCGCAGGGCATCATGTCTATGTCTGCGGTGTTAAAAGAGGCCGGGCATCACGTGGCCCTCACCATTGCCGCCCAGGAAGACCCGGTGCAGGTTGCCAAAGATTTTCAGCCCGACATTCTCGGGTTTAGCACCATGACCGGCTCGCAGCATTATTATTTTAAACTCAACCGCCGTCTCAAGGAAGCCTTGAACGGCCGGGGCAAACGAGTGTTGAGCGTTTTTGGCGGCCCGCATCCCACCTTCTTCCCCGACATCATTCACGAAGAGGGCGTTGATGGCGTTTGCGTGGGTGAAGGTGAAGGCCCAATAGTGGACCTGGCCAATGCCCTGGACAACGGCGGCTTCCGGCCGAACCTCCTCAACTGGTGGTTCGACGTTGACGGCGAGATCATCAAAAACCCGGTGCGCCCGCTCATCCGCCAATTGGGCAACTTGCCCATGCCCGACCGCGAATTGATTTACAGCAAACACGCCCCCACCCGCAACAGCCCCATCAAACACTTTATGGCCAGCCGGGGTTGCCCCTACCATTGCACCTACTGCTTCAACCACGCCTGGTACAAAATCTACACCCGCGAAAAGCGCGGCTACCAGCGCACCATTGATTCCGTCATCGAAGAGGTCAATTGGGTGCGGGAACGCTATCCGCTGGAACAGGTTGTTTTTCTGGATGACCTGTTCATCATCTACATGGATTGGCTGGAAGAATTTGCCGAGCGTTTCCCCAAAGAGGTGGGCCTGCCCTTCTTCTGCAACGTGCGTTCCAATTTGCTAACCCCCGAAAAAGTGGCCCTGCTCAAAAAAGCAGGGGCCAACACCGTGAGCATGGGCATTGAGGCCGGCAACGATCGGCTGCGCAATGAACTGCTCAAACGCAAAATGTCCCGCGAAACCATCATCGAATCGGGCCGGATGTTGCACAAGGCCGGTATTAACCTGACCGCCACCAACATCCTGGCCCTACCCACCGCCACCCTGGAAGACGACCTTGAAACCATGCGCCTTAATGCCGCCGCCAAAGTAAAGTATGCCCACGCTTTTTTGTTCCAGCCGTATCCGGCCACCGAGTTGGGTGAATTTACCCTGCAAAATGGCCACATGGCCGGCAGCTTTGAGGATATTGGGGCCATTGCCTGGGATAGGTCCATTCTCATCCGCGATAAAAAAGAAAAAAACCAGATGGAATATCTACAACGCTGGTTTGCCCTGGGCGTTGAACATCCCTGGCTAGAACCGGTAATCCGGGTGCTGATCAAAGCGCCTCGCCATAAATTTATAGACACCCTCTACTGGTGGAATCACAAATTGTGGAAAGGATGGGCCATTACGCGCCGCGTGCATCCAATCAAAATTACGCCCAAAATCATTTGGGATAACGCCGCGCACTTCTTAAAAATGGAAGCTTAG
- a CDS encoding SpoIIE family protein phosphatase, whose product MSNLAAPLKLNLFNHFIQRWQGIVGSEILFLSPAGEVLANSNGVPANNWPEILAQAAPNHPTFLTHANQAVLIAPLADSHQAHGYLVALDAQPQDTPLLTWGAETIVARLTDEMALQDMTDELIGAWDQLELVYRVTQNLALTSDLIATLKSILQEIRKVIDTQNGFILLKRAGSLECVTCTPGLRHQVHNETLLDNLIKANHVVLCNDIATCRDLWPDAPAYVENLLATPLLILDEEETKVALGLINKANKNFTAGDVKLLAALAQQVGTIIKNFLTHQKLILEERLTRELEIAAEIQESFLPTKLPQMGGLAIAVASIPASEVGGDFYDFITVDERNLTLVIGDVAGKGIPAAMLTSVTRTMLRVEAMRGELPHLIIDQANNVLHQDLSRIDSFATAFVAVIDTYESTLNYASAGHTPGILWRVNTRTTEQLRATSPPIGIFGHQSKAVDTIHLNPGDTLVLYTDGITEAQAPNGNLFGLNRLIYTIESRVNEPPEVLQQAIQSEIANFRRNALGRDDATLLIVKILPQSEGVAPKDISTIIKTVNFSYPADVKYLGDISQTVSAACQELPALPVSPNADDFIYLVELAISEICTNIIKHAYARKDGQIKGQITLLNNGLQLDLYDTGESFDPTVIPPPNSDPHRLEEGGYGLHIVRQIMDVVSYDYNAETGNHWRLLKLLPPA is encoded by the coding sequence ATGTCTAACTTGGCGGCGCCGCTCAAACTTAATCTTTTTAATCACTTTATTCAACGCTGGCAGGGCATTGTTGGCAGCGAGATTCTGTTTCTATCGCCGGCCGGAGAAGTGCTGGCCAATTCCAACGGCGTCCCGGCCAACAACTGGCCGGAAATATTAGCCCAAGCCGCGCCCAACCATCCCACTTTTTTAACCCATGCCAACCAGGCCGTATTAATCGCGCCCCTGGCCGATAGTCACCAGGCCCACGGTTATCTGGTGGCGCTCGATGCCCAGCCCCAGGATACCCCCTTGTTAACCTGGGGCGCAGAAACCATCGTGGCCCGCCTGACCGACGAAATGGCCTTGCAAGATATGACCGACGAGTTGATTGGGGCCTGGGATCAACTGGAATTGGTCTATCGAGTGACCCAAAACCTGGCCCTCACGTCAGACCTGATTGCCACGCTCAAATCCATCCTCCAAGAAATCCGCAAAGTGATTGACACCCAAAACGGCTTTATTTTACTAAAACGCGCCGGTAGTTTAGAGTGTGTCACCTGTACGCCCGGTTTGCGCCATCAAGTGCATAATGAAACACTGCTGGACAATCTTATTAAGGCCAATCATGTAGTGTTGTGCAACGATATCGCGACCTGTCGTGACCTTTGGCCGGATGCGCCGGCCTATGTTGAAAATTTACTGGCCACGCCCTTGCTTATCCTGGATGAAGAAGAAACCAAAGTAGCCCTGGGGCTAATTAACAAAGCCAATAAAAACTTTACGGCAGGCGATGTGAAACTATTGGCCGCCCTGGCCCAACAGGTGGGCACGATCATTAAAAATTTCCTGACCCACCAAAAGCTAATTCTGGAAGAGCGTTTGACCCGCGAACTGGAAATTGCCGCCGAAATCCAGGAAAGTTTTTTGCCAACCAAGTTGCCCCAAATGGGCGGGTTGGCCATTGCCGTGGCCTCTATTCCCGCCTCAGAAGTTGGCGGCGATTTTTATGACTTTATCACCGTTGACGAGCGCAATCTGACCCTGGTTATTGGCGATGTGGCCGGCAAGGGCATTCCGGCGGCCATGCTCACCTCGGTTACCAGAACCATGCTGCGGGTAGAGGCCATGCGGGGCGAACTCCCCCACCTGATCATTGACCAGGCCAATAACGTGCTGCACCAAGATTTAAGCCGGATCGACTCGTTTGCCACGGCCTTTGTGGCGGTGATAGATACTTACGAAAGCACCCTCAATTATGCCAGCGCCGGTCACACCCCCGGTATTCTCTGGCGGGTCAATACGCGCACCACCGAACAATTGCGGGCCACCTCGCCGCCGATAGGCATTTTTGGCCATCAGAGCAAAGCGGTGGACACCATTCACCTCAACCCTGGCGATACCCTGGTTCTTTACACCGACGGCATTACCGAGGCGCAAGCGCCCAACGGCAACCTGTTTGGCCTTAATCGCCTCATTTACACCATTGAGTCGCGGGTTAACGAGCCGCCCGAAGTGCTCCAGCAGGCCATCCAGTCTGAAATTGCCAATTTTCGGCGCAATGCGCTGGGACGAGATGACGCCACGCTGCTTATTGTTAAAATCCTGCCCCAATCAGAGGGGGTCGCGCCTAAAGATATTTCCACCATCATCAAAACCGTGAACTTTTCTTATCCCGCTGATGTGAAATACCTGGGCGACATTTCCCAAACAGTAAGCGCTGCCTGCCAGGAGTTACCCGCCTTACCGGTTTCCCCCAATGCCGATGATTTTATCTACCTGGTTGAATTGGCTATTTCAGAAATTTGCACCAACATTATCAAACATGCCTATGCCCGTAAAGACGGTCAGATCAAAGGCCAGATAACCTTGCTCAATAACGGGTTGCAATTAGACCTTTACGATACCGGCGAAAGTTTTGATCCCACCGTTATTCCACCGCCCAACTCCGACCCTCACCGGCTGGAAGAAGGCGGCTATGGCTTGCACATTGTCCGCCAGATAATGGATGTTGTTTCTTATGATTACAATGCTGAAACAGGTAATCATTGGCGTCTCTTAAAACTATTGCCACCTGCCTGA
- a CDS encoding ADP-ribosylglycohydrolase family protein encodes MEFESYAYSHIAGALYGQALGDAWAMPAYFRPEQTWEHFDGWLETLLPAPDDHPLHAGLQAGQVTGDTHLALTLAQTIIADGQVTLEGATRAIINWYDHVNGDNAPFVAPNTRRLVAALKSGANVSLSGLDCNTNTMAMGISPVGLIHSGNPDAAIADAITVCTPTHFVDVAIAGACAVAAAVAQAMSADTTLEEIVNVAVHGAQIGRENGRPGLGASVARKIDVAVNWAVEARLSERDRLRNLYDLIGSTLSAADTVPCAFGVLAMANGDPVETAMFAAALSGKADTVGAIACALAGAWQTFDVIPLEHIETLRRANPQYNFEQIAEGLFELACQNYRAAPQNNADTLAALLNDLAAET; translated from the coding sequence ATGGAATTCGAAAGTTATGCTTATAGCCATATTGCGGGCGCGTTGTACGGGCAGGCTCTGGGCGATGCTTGGGCCATGCCGGCCTATTTCCGGCCCGAACAAACCTGGGAACATTTCGATGGCTGGCTGGAAACCCTGCTGCCGGCTCCCGACGACCATCCCCTGCATGCCGGTCTGCAAGCCGGACAGGTTACGGGCGACACCCACCTGGCCCTGACCCTGGCTCAAACCATTATTGCGGATGGCCAGGTGACCCTTGAGGGCGCCACCAGGGCCATTATAAACTGGTACGATCACGTAAATGGCGACAACGCTCCCTTTGTGGCCCCCAACACCCGCCGCCTTGTAGCCGCCCTTAAATCTGGCGCAAACGTGAGCCTATCTGGCCTGGATTGTAATACCAACACCATGGCCATGGGCATTAGCCCGGTTGGTTTGATCCATTCCGGCAACCCTGATGCGGCCATTGCCGACGCCATTACCGTTTGCACCCCCACCCACTTTGTAGACGTGGCTATTGCCGGGGCGTGCGCCGTAGCGGCGGCCGTAGCCCAGGCCATGTCGGCCGATACCACCCTGGAAGAGATTGTTAACGTGGCCGTCCACGGCGCTCAGATAGGCCGCGAAAACGGTCGGCCCGGTTTGGGAGCCTCGGTGGCCCGGAAAATTGATGTAGCGGTCAATTGGGCCGTTGAGGCCCGCCTGTCCGAACGCGACCGCCTGCGCAACCTCTACGACCTGATCGGCTCAACCCTTTCCGCCGCCGATACTGTCCCTTGTGCTTTTGGGGTGTTAGCCATGGCCAACGGCGACCCGGTTGAAACGGCCATGTTTGCCGCTGCCCTGTCGGGCAAAGCCGATACGGTGGGGGCCATTGCCTGCGCCCTGGCCGGGGCCTGGCAAACGTTTGACGTTATCCCCCTTGAACATATTGAAACATTGCGCCGGGCCAATCCCCAATACAACTTTGAGCAGATAGCTGAAGGCTTGTTTGAACTGGCCTGTCAAAATTACCGGGCCGCCCCTCAAAACAATGCAGACACGCTGGCCGCGCTGTTAAATGATTTAGCCGCTGAAACTTAA
- a CDS encoding response regulator transcription factor produces MSAKQRILVVDDEPNIREVVELYLRREGFEVEVTADGPTALAAIERKIPDLIVLDLMLPVVDGLQITRILRQGDYDIPIIMLTAKGEESDRIAGLELGADDYVSKPFSPKELVARVKAVLRRAGAKPLVDPHAQPLSRGQITLNPATRQVWAKDGQEVMLTAKEFDLLWFLMNHPNQVFTRDQLLDNVWGYDFFGDASTVTVHVRRLREKVEQDATKPEHISTVWGVGYKFNAQAQADR; encoded by the coding sequence ATGTCTGCCAAACAACGCATCCTGGTTGTTGACGACGAACCAAATATCCGTGAAGTTGTAGAACTATACCTGCGCCGGGAAGGGTTTGAGGTGGAAGTTACGGCCGATGGGCCAACGGCTTTGGCCGCCATTGAGCGCAAAATTCCGGATTTGATTGTGCTTGATTTAATGTTGCCGGTGGTGGATGGCCTGCAAATAACCCGCATTCTGCGCCAGGGCGACTACGATATTCCCATTATCATGCTCACCGCCAAAGGCGAGGAGTCGGACCGCATTGCCGGCCTGGAATTGGGCGCAGACGATTACGTGAGCAAACCCTTTAGCCCCAAAGAATTGGTGGCCCGCGTTAAAGCTGTGCTGCGCCGGGCCGGGGCTAAACCCCTGGTAGACCCTCACGCCCAACCCCTGAGCAGGGGCCAGATCACGCTTAATCCCGCCACGCGCCAGGTGTGGGCCAAAGACGGCCAGGAAGTAATGTTAACGGCCAAGGAGTTTGATTTGCTCTGGTTTTTGATGAATCATCCCAACCAGGTTTTTACCCGCGATCAGTTGCTTGATAACGTGTGGGGTTATGACTTTTTTGGCGATGCCAGCACCGTGACCGTGCATGTGCGCCGGTTACGGGAAAAAGTTGAGCAAGACGCCACCAAACCGGAACACATTTCCACCGTGTGGGGCGTTGGCTATAAATTTAACGCCCAGGCGCAAGCAGACAGGTAA
- a CDS encoding redoxin domain-containing protein: MVIIGVHTPEFSHEKDIDNMKEAINRLEVPYPVVIDNNWQTWRAYNNHYWPAKYIIDKTGHIRYIHIGEGGYEKQEQIVKALLVEET; encoded by the coding sequence CTGGTCATCATCGGCGTGCATACTCCCGAATTCAGCCACGAAAAAGATATTGACAACATGAAAGAAGCCATCAACCGCCTGGAGGTGCCTTACCCCGTGGTCATTGACAACAATTGGCAAACCTGGCGAGCTTACAATAATCACTACTGGCCCGCCAAATACATCATTGACAAAACAGGCCATATCCGTTACATTCATATTGGCGAAGGCGGTTATGAAAAACAGGAGCAGATTGTTAAGGCGCTGTTGGTTGAAGAAACGTGA
- a CDS encoding STAS domain-containing protein — protein sequence MEITTKSVSSAVNIVSFNGALNARSAEEAKQTFRNLVEQGVTQVIVDLKEVPFIDSSGLAALVSGLKTLGGESANLKLAAPQSQARLLFELTMFDRVFEIHDSVEDALNSPEE from the coding sequence ATGGAGATCACTACAAAGTCTGTATCCTCGGCGGTCAATATTGTTTCATTCAACGGCGCCTTGAATGCGCGTTCGGCTGAAGAGGCCAAACAGACATTCAGAAACTTGGTTGAACAGGGTGTCACCCAGGTAATTGTTGATCTAAAAGAGGTGCCCTTTATTGACAGTTCCGGCCTGGCCGCCCTGGTTTCCGGTTTAAAAACATTGGGCGGCGAATCCGCCAATCTCAAACTGGCCGCTCCCCAATCACAGGCTCGTTTGTTGTTTGAACTGACCATGTTTGATCGCGTTTTTGAAATTCATGATAGTGTTGAGGATGCCTTGAATAGTCCGGAAGAGTGA